One window of Pyrus communis chromosome 12, drPyrComm1.1, whole genome shotgun sequence genomic DNA carries:
- the LOC137711536 gene encoding zinc finger protein CONSTANS-LIKE 6-like, with protein MITDKKAANAMGGNTARACDSCLVKRARWFCAADDAFLCQRCDASVHSANQLASRHQRVRLQGSSVKANASVQLIVEQAAPAWHKGFKRKARTPRHNKKPGFAAKDEQEKVGLHPPLPFVPEIGCQEANLMEDEENEDLERLLYRVPIYDPFAAELCNISSSDQVGNNTGAIDLDDEEIEIRNTGNDLDNLGGFLRSEMELAEFAADVENLLGGGLDEDCSDIKGVLGLLDEGKEVKVEEEVEGIEFNPSILDWNLYYDQSSAVPVLMGSEEDKEEEGKVVLFMGAQSSDEIGFMENKQILMKRKNICLKLDYEAVITAWASQGSPWTTGTRPELNPDEGWLDCMGMWPTEIHQAHGDSAGCVSGRGDDPRREARVSRYREKRRTRLFSKKIRYEVRKLNAEKRPRMKGRFVKRTTSSFGGVGSSSSNAPAAAFPYLMINK; from the exons ATGATCACGGATAAGAAAGCTGCAAATGCAATGGGAGGCAACACGGCTCGAGCTTGCGATAGCTGTTTGGTGAAACGGGCACGATGGTTTTGTGCTGCTGATGATGCTTTTCTTTGCCAAAGATGTGATGCCTCGGTGCACTCGGCGAACCAGTTAGCAAGCAGACACCAGAGGGTTCGGCTCCAAGGTTCATCTGTCAAGGCCAATGCGTCGGTGCAGCTGATTGTGGAGCAAGCTGCACCGGCTTGGCACAAGGGGTTCAAGCGCAAGGCACGAACCCCTCGCCACAACAAGAAGCCTGGATTCGCAGCCAAAGATGAGCAAGAGAAAGTAGGGCTACACCCTCCTCTACCTTTTGTTCCGGAAATCGGGTGCCAAGAAGCAAATTTGATGGAGGATGAGGAAAATGAAGATTTAGAGCGGCTTCTTTATAGGGTTCCAATTTATGACCCTTTTGCGGCCGAGCTTTGCAATATTTCGTCAAGTGATCAGGTTGGGAACAATACTGGTGCTATTGATCTCGATGACGAAGAGATTGAGATCAGAAATACGGGAAATGACTTGGACAATTTGGGAGGGTTTCTACGGTCGGAAATGGAGCTGGCGGAGTTTGCTGCTGATGTGGAGAACCTGCTTGGAGGGGGACTAGATGAGGATTGTAGTGACATCAAAGGAGTCCTGGGGCTATTGGACGAGGGTAAAGAAGTGAAGGTTGAAGAGGAAGTTGAAGGGATAGAATTTAATCCTTCGATCTTGGATTGGAACTTGTATTACGATCAGTCATCAGCTGTACCGGTACTAATGGGAAGTGAGGAGGACAAGGAGGAAGAGGGGAAGGTAGTCCTGTTCATGGGGGCTCAGAGTAGTGATGAGATTGGATTCATGGAGAACAAGCAAATATTGATGAAGAGGAAGAACATATGTTTGAAGCTAGATTATGAGGCAGTCATCACTGCCTGGGCAAGCCAAGGCTCTCCATGGACGACCGGAACTCGACCGGAGCTCAACCCTGACGAAGGCTGGCTAGACTGCATG GGTATGTGGCCTACAGAAATTCATCAAGCACATGGAGATTCAGCAGGATGTGTAAGTGGAAGGGGAGATGACCCGCGAAGAGAAGCAAGAGTTTCTAGGTACAGAGAGAAGCGAAGGACACGATTGTTTTCGAAGAAGATAAGATACGAAGTTAGGAAGCTGAACGCGGAGAAGCGGCCTAGAATGAAAGGTCGATTCGTTAAGAGGACAACGTCCAGCTTTGGTGGGGTGGGAAGTAGTAGTAGTAATGCTCCTGCGGCTGCATTTCCCTACCTCATGATCAATAAATAA